From the Mesotoga prima MesG1.Ag.4.2 genome, the window AGCTGCCCTGGATGTTTTTGAAGTAGAGCCCCCCTCTGACGAACTTAGAAGGAAATTGATCGGGTTGGGTAATGTGATATGTGTTCCTCATGTTGGAGCAAGCACGACTGAAGGTCAGAAAAGGGTTGGCCTTGAAATGGCCAAGATTATCGTAGAAGAATGCAAGAGCATGATATAATTCACATGATTTTTCTGGTGGAGGTGTAAACGTTGAAGGTTTACGTGGACAAAGATACTTGTATTGGATGTGGAGTTTGCGAGGGAATCTGTCCCGAGGTTTTCAAAATGAATGATGATGGAAAGGCCGAGGTTATTGTTCCCGAGACGGAAGCGGCTTGTGCTCAGGATGCTGCAGACTCCTGTCCAGTTCAGGCA encodes:
- a CDS encoding ferredoxin produces the protein MKVYVDKDTCIGCGVCEGICPEVFKMNDDGKAEVIVPETEAACAQDAADSCPVQAIKVE